DNA from Mycolicibacterium alvei:
TGTGGTGACGACGTCGGCGAGGATATTGGCTACCCACTGCAGGCGCCGGAAGAGAACGTCGTGCCATCCCGGTCGCCGGCGCAGCACCCCGGCAAGCACCGACGACTGGCGCAGCGACATCGGTGCCCACAGGATCCACTGCGGCGATCGGGCGAAGTGCAACAGCGTGCGGGCCTTCGGCTGCAACGCCGAAACCACCTGCACACCGGTCGATCCCGTACCGATCACCGCGATGCGCCTGCCCTCGGTCACCACCTCCGGATCCCACCGCGCGGTATGCATGATCTGTCCGCCGAAACTGTCCATGCCGGGAATCTCGGGTATCGAGGGGTGATGCAGCACGCCGGTGGCGCAGATGACGAAATCCGCTGTCAGCGTGTCTCCGTCGCCGGTGGTGAGCGTCCACGACGTCGTGGTGCTGTCGTAACGCGCTTCGGTGACTTCGGTGTTGCACCGCAGATGGGTGTCGAGTCCGAAACGCTCGACGACGTCGCGGTGGTAGTGCTGGATGTCCTCACCGCTGGCCCAGATGTGGCTCCAGTTCGGTTTCGGTGCGAAGCCGAACTGGTAGATCTGCGACGGTACATCGCAGGTGAGCCCCGGGTAGCGGTTCCAGTGCCAGACGCCGCCGACGTCGGAACCCTTCTCCAGGATCGTGAAATTCGTGAATCCGGCTTGTTTGAGCGTGTAGGCCGTGGCGATACCGGCCATCCCGGCGCCGGTGATGACGATGCGGACCTCTCGGCTCATCGTTTCGCCCCGGAATCGGGCTGCGCGGCATGAGCTTTCGCCTGCCGGTCGATACGCTGCAGGTATGCGGACCGGCTCTGCTCGTCGAGTTTGGTCAGGGCGCGGCGGTCATCGATCCTGGTACGCACTGCGTTCTGGAGCGCTTCGGGTACCAGGGCGTCGACGAGGGCCCAGCCGGGGGCGATCCAACCCGGTACCGACGTGCGGGCAGCTCGGGTGCGGACGGTCTTGAGGATCGCGCGGGCGACGGCATCGGGATCCACAGTGGGAAGGCCGCTTCCGAGTTGCACACCCGAGGTGAGCTCGGTGCGAACCGCCGACGGCAGCACGGCCGACACGGACACCCCGGTGCCTGCGTACTCACGACGTGCAGCCAGTGAAGCGCCCAGTGCGGCGAACTTGCTGGCGTTGTAGGTGACCATGCCGGGAATCGGGATCATGCCCGCCATCGACGCCACATTGATGACGTGACCGCGGCCGCGGGCCACCATCGACGGGATCAGGGCGCGCATGCCGTTCAGGACGCCGCGCACGTTGACGTCGAGGATCAGGTCGGTCGTGGACTCGGTCTCGGCGTCGAACGCACCCAGCGGCATGACCCCGGCGTTGTTGACCAGGATGTCGATGCCGCCCGATTCCCTGACGGCGTCAGCGACGAATCGATCCCACGACGACCGCCGCGTGACGTCGAGGTATGCCGCCCGGCAGCGGGGGAGGCCGGCTGCGATCGTCGCGGCCACATCCGCGTCGACATCGCCGAGCCACACCGTGGCCCCACGGGCGGAGAACAGCTCCGCGGTCTTGGCACCGATGCCGCGTGCAGCGCCGGTGACGATGACGACCGCCCCGTCCACCGACTCCTCCCGCCGTGAAAACCGCACGTCACGCCTCCCCTGAAGTCATCTCCCGATAATTCAAATACTCACGGTATCTGAATACTTTGAGTTGGTTCAATACCCAGAGTCCGCTTCGATCTATCATCGGCGCATGCCGCGGCTGACCAGGGCTGAACGCCAGGAACGGACGCGGGCCGAGCTTTTGGAGGCCGCCAAGCAGCGCTTCCTGCGTCACGGCTATGCCGCCACGAGCCTCGAAGACATCGCCGACGACGCGGGTTTCTCAAAGGGCGCGGTGTACTCGAACTTCGGCAGCAAGCCCAACCTGTGCCGCGATGTCCTCGAGCTGATCCACCGTGAGAAGTTCGCCGAGATGGCCGAACTCGCGATATCCGACGCCGAGCTGGACACTCGTGTGGAGGCGTTGAGCGCCTGGCTGGAGCGCACCGCAGGCGATGTCGGCTGGACGATGCTGGAACTCGAATTCGCGGTGCTGTCGCGGAACAATCCCGAGCTTTCGCAGATGATCACAGCCCTGCGCAACGAAGCCGCGCAGATGGTCCTCGACGTAGTCAGGTCGATGTCTGCCGAACTCGGCCTCACCGAAGCGCAACTGGTGAACAGCGACGTGGCCGCGAGCCTGGAGGACCTCGGGAGTCTGCTGCTCAGCGCCGGGATCGGCCTGGGCATCCAGCGGGCCATCGATCCGTCCGTGCCTGCACGCCCGTTCACCGACGCCTTCGGACATCTGGTGAAACTGCTTGCCGCCCTGGGATCGCCGAAATAGCCCGAAGGAGTTTGGATGGTATTACCGGCCACCGCGCTGTCGACCCGACGTCCCAGTCGCAGATCCCGCGTGTGTTACGGCATCGCTCGCCGAACCCTTCTCACGCAGGTGCGTAGATCGGTTGCCTACCAAGGAGATCGATCCGTCGAGGACCGCCTCACCACGATCGGTCGCCGCATCAACGCGCTCGCGCGGCTCCAGCGCCTCCGCCCTCGGCGGGGGCTGCAGATCAGCCGCATCACGCTCGGCCATGTCACGATCGAGACCATCCGAACCGCAGCGTCGGCTCAGCGCCCGCTCGCCGACGGCGCCATCCTCTACCTGCACGGCGGGGGGTTCTTTCTGGGCGGTTTCGACACCCACTCGCACGTCGTGGTCGAGCTTGCCCGTCGGACCCAGCTTCCCGTGGTGCACGTCGAGTACCGACAGCACCCCGATGTCACGGTCGACGAGTCCGTGACGGACTGCCTGCGTGCGTTCCGCTGGCTTTTGGACCAGGGTGCGGAGCCGGCCAAGACGATAATCGCCGGTGACTCGGCAGGTGGATTCCTGGCGTTCGCAACCGTTCTCGCCGCCGAGTCGCAGGGGTTGGGTGTGCCGGCCGGCGTGGTCGGCGTCAGCCCGTTGCTCGAACTCGACGGTGAACGCCGATCCGGCCATCCCAATTTCGCCGCGGATCGGATGGGGATCGGACTTGCCCTGCCGATGATCGTCGAATGCGTCGGTCCGCGAACATCGGACGGCAACGCCCTGTCGCCGGTCAACGGAGTGCTCACCGATTTTCCGCCGAGCCTGATCATCGCGGCAGAATCGGAGGCGCTGCGTTGCGATGCCGAACGCATGCATGAGGTGCTGACCGATGCGGGACGGGCCAGCACTCTCAAGGTCTGGCCCGGTCAGCTCCACGCGTTCCCGGCATTCCTGCCGTTTCTGCCGGAGAGCCGTGAGGCACGAGACTGCATGGTGGAGTTCATTCAGGACTGTTTGGGCACGAGCAAGCGCAGTGCCCCCGGTACGGCCGAGACCGACACCGGCAGCGGGGCCGCGTAATCCCCGTCGGCGTAGGCGTTGATGCCGGGACATTCGACGTGAATTGTCTTGGCGCGCTTGGTCGTCACCTCGTCGAGGTCAACGTGGGTGCCCTTGAAAACGGTCGGGAACAGCCGGATCAACCGGGTGCGGGACGCCGAGGAGATCATCGTGACGTCGAGCAGTCCGTCCGAATGGTCGGCGCCGGGGCAGATCAACATGCCGCCGCCGTAGCTGCGGGTGTTGCCGAACGCCGCCAGGGTGAGGTCGGTGCGGATCTCCGGGCCGTCGTCGAACGTGAGCCGGAACGGCAGCAGTCGTAGCTTCGAGATCTCGGCGACCATCGCGACGTTGTAGCGCATCCGGCCGTGCGGCCAGCGCATCCGGTTGGTCCGGTCGCTGACCAGGGAATCGAATCCCGCGGCCATCACGGTGCCGAACCACTTGACCGCACCCGACGTGTCGACGATGCGGCCGAGGTCGACGGTCTCGGTGTGACCGTCGACGACGATATCGGCGGCAGCCTCGGGATTGTCTGTCGGCAAACGGTATTCACGGGCATGATCGTTACCCGTCCCGGCCGGGACGATACCGAGGGGGACATCACCGTTGGCCAGCGCCTGTAGCGCCAGTGAGATCACCCCGTCGCCGCCGACCACCACGAGGGCGTCGGTGCCGCGGTCGAGAGCATCGTCGACCAGCCTGCGGGCGTGCGCGGCGTCGGTGCCGACGATCGCGCACACGTCGATGCCGCGCCGTTGCAGCTGCGCGACCGCCCGCTCGGCCGCATGCGGCGCGTTGCCGTGCCCCGACAACGGATTGGTCAGGACGGTAACCCGATTCACGGAATCAGCTTGCCCGGGTTGAGGATTCCGGCCGGATCGAGCGTGGCCTTGACGGCGCGCAGTACCTCGGCGCCGAGGTCGCCGATCTCCGCACTCATCCACGGGCGGTGGTCCGCACCGACGGCGTGGTGGTGGGTGATGGTGCCGCCATTGTGGACCATGGCTTCTGACGCGGCCTTCTTGGCGGCCTGCCATTGTTCGATCGGGTTGCCGCGCTGGGCGGCGACGACCGTGAAGTACAACGAGGCGCCGGTGGGGTACACATGCGAAATGTGGCACATCACCAGGGCCGCCGTGCCGGATTCGGTGAGCGCGGTGGTCAGGGCCTCGGTGACCGCAGCCTTCAGTGTGGCCAGGTTGGACCACGTGGTGGCGGTCTCCAGCGTCTCGCACAAGGCGCCCGCGGCCAGCAGCGAGTCGCGTAGGTACGGCGCGTTGAACCGGCCGTGTTCCCAGGCCCGGGCCGGACCCTCACCGAGCGAGGTACCGCCGTGGGCTTCCAGGACTCCGCGGGTCTCCGCGTGGCGGCTCTCGGTGTGCGCCGCAGTGCCCTCGAACAGGGTGACGGCCAGGCAGCCGCCGGTGATGGTCTGCTCGCCGATGCTGTCGGTGGTGGCCAGGTTCACCCCGGTCTCGGCCTCGTCGGACAGTCGGACCACCGTCGGACCGGTGCCGGTCTGGGTGATGGCCCGCAGCGCCTCCGCGCCGGTGGCGAAATCGGGGAAGGACCAGGCTTCGTAGCGCGTGGTCTCGGGCACCGGATGGACGCGAACCCGCACCCGGGTGATGACGCCGAACACCCCTTCGGAACCGAGGAGCAGTTGGCGTAGGTCCGGTCCGGCCGCCGAGGCCGGGGCCCGGCCGAGGTCCAGCGTCCCCGCCGGGGTCACGGCGCGCAGACCGCGGACCATGTCGTCGAATCGCCCGTAACCGGCTGAATCCTGACCCGAGGATCGGGTGGCGGCGAACCCGCCGATGGTGGCGAACTGGAAGCTCTGCGGGAAATGGCCGAGTGAGAAGCCCTGTGCGCCGAGTAACGCCTCGGCCTGCGGTCCGGTGAGGCCCGCGCCGAGTTCGGCCTCACCGGTCACCTTGTCGAGGCTGTGCAGCGCGTCGAGCCGGCGCAGATCGAGTGCGATGACCGTGGCGAAGTCACCGCGCAGCGGATCGAGGCCGCCCACCACGCTGGTCCCGCCGCCGAACGGGACGACCGCGAT
Protein-coding regions in this window:
- a CDS encoding TetR/AcrR family transcriptional regulator; this encodes MPRLTRAERQERTRAELLEAAKQRFLRHGYAATSLEDIADDAGFSKGAVYSNFGSKPNLCRDVLELIHREKFAEMAELAISDAELDTRVEALSAWLERTAGDVGWTMLELEFAVLSRNNPELSQMITALRNEAAQMVLDVVRSMSAELGLTEAQLVNSDVAASLEDLGSLLLSAGIGLGIQRAIDPSVPARPFTDAFGHLVKLLAALGSPK
- a CDS encoding diacylglycerol kinase, which codes for MNRVTVLTNPLSGHGNAPHAAERAVAQLQRRGIDVCAIVGTDAAHARRLVDDALDRGTDALVVVGGDGVISLALQALANGDVPLGIVPAGTGNDHAREYRLPTDNPEAAADIVVDGHTETVDLGRIVDTSGAVKWFGTVMAAGFDSLVSDRTNRMRWPHGRMRYNVAMVAEISKLRLLPFRLTFDDGPEIRTDLTLAAFGNTRSYGGGMLICPGADHSDGLLDVTMISSASRTRLIRLFPTVFKGTHVDLDEVTTKRAKTIHVECPGINAYADGDYAAPLPVSVSAVPGALRLLVPKQS
- a CDS encoding SDR family oxidoreductase: MRFSRREESVDGAVVIVTGAARGIGAKTAELFSARGATVWLGDVDADVAATIAAGLPRCRAAYLDVTRRSSWDRFVADAVRESGGIDILVNNAGVMPLGAFDAETESTTDLILDVNVRGVLNGMRALIPSMVARGRGHVINVASMAGMIPIPGMVTYNASKFAALGASLAARREYAGTGVSVSAVLPSAVRTELTSGVQLGSGLPTVDPDAVARAILKTVRTRAARTSVPGWIAPGWALVDALVPEALQNAVRTRIDDRRALTKLDEQSRSAYLQRIDRQAKAHAAQPDSGAKR
- a CDS encoding FAD-binding oxidoreductase, producing MKWNAWGDPNAAKPLSDGIRALLQQALGVDAAPAAEPKPEQVQLRPSALPDADREALAAIVGAAHLGTDAPSRLLHAGGKSTLDLLRRNGSGVQDAPDAVLLPGSENEIAEILTYCTDHRIAVVPFGGGTSVVGGLDPLRGDFATVIALDLRRLDALHSLDKVTGEAELGAGLTGPQAEALLGAQGFSLGHFPQSFQFATIGGFAATRSSGQDSAGYGRFDDMVRGLRAVTPAGTLDLGRAPASAAGPDLRQLLLGSEGVFGVITRVRVRVHPVPETTRYEAWSFPDFATGAEALRAITQTGTGPTVVRLSDEAETGVNLATTDSIGEQTITGGCLAVTLFEGTAAHTESRHAETRGVLEAHGGTSLGEGPARAWEHGRFNAPYLRDSLLAAGALCETLETATTWSNLATLKAAVTEALTTALTESGTAALVMCHISHVYPTGASLYFTVVAAQRGNPIEQWQAAKKAASEAMVHNGGTITHHHAVGADHRPWMSAEIGDLGAEVLRAVKATLDPAGILNPGKLIP
- a CDS encoding alpha/beta hydrolase, translating into MRRSVAYQGDRSVEDRLTTIGRRINALARLQRLRPRRGLQISRITLGHVTIETIRTAASAQRPLADGAILYLHGGGFFLGGFDTHSHVVVELARRTQLPVVHVEYRQHPDVTVDESVTDCLRAFRWLLDQGAEPAKTIIAGDSAGGFLAFATVLAAESQGLGVPAGVVGVSPLLELDGERRSGHPNFAADRMGIGLALPMIVECVGPRTSDGNALSPVNGVLTDFPPSLIIAAESEALRCDAERMHEVLTDAGRASTLKVWPGQLHAFPAFLPFLPESREARDCMVEFIQDCLGTSKRSAPGTAETDTGSGAA
- a CDS encoding flavin-containing monooxygenase — protein: MSREVRIVITGAGMAGIATAYTLKQAGFTNFTILEKGSDVGGVWHWNRYPGLTCDVPSQIYQFGFAPKPNWSHIWASGEDIQHYHRDVVERFGLDTHLRCNTEVTEARYDSTTTSWTLTTGDGDTLTADFVICATGVLHHPSIPEIPGMDSFGGQIMHTARWDPEVVTEGRRIAVIGTGSTGVQVVSALQPKARTLLHFARSPQWILWAPMSLRQSSVLAGVLRRRPGWHDVLFRRLQWVANILADVVTTPSWRRTLVQSYARWSLAAQVRDSALRAKLTPDYEPLCKRQVVSGSYYRAIKRPNATLIDDPIQEFTATGIRTANGIHHDVDIVVLATGFQAHNYMRPMNIVGRDGITLDDAWVKGPRAYRMTAIPGFPNLFTVLGPNSPTGSIPLQYSAELTAGYIVAWLKRFANAELSEVEVTEQATDEFNAAVADGLGPTVWNTGCNSWYFTDAGTIDLWPFDRATLTRMLSTPDPAHYRIR